The DNA region ACGGGCTAGTCTGGCGGCCGTAAAGCACTCGCGGGAGCCCGGACGGACCGGGCTGAGAGGGAGGCTGGCCGGCCTCCGACCGTACGAACCTGATCCGGGTCATGCCGGCGAAGGGAGGGGCTGGACGCCCATGTCGCGTACGAGCAGTACAGGCATTACCGGCAATGCACACAGCACGGCCGACGTCCTCGTCATCGGGGGCGGCATCATCGGCCTGGTCACCGCCTGGCGGGCCGCGCAGCGCGGGCTGCGGGTCGCCGTGGCCGACCCCGATCCGGGCGGCGGGGCCGCCCGGGTGGCGGCGGGGATGCTCGCCGCCGTCACCGAGCTCCACTACGGCGAGGAGACCCTGCTCGGGCTCAACCTCGCCTCCGCCCGCCGCTATCCCGCGTTCGTCGCCGAGCTCGCCGAGGCCACCGGGCACGACGTGGGCTACCGCGCCTGCGGCACCCTCGCGGTCGCGCTCGACGCCGACGACCGGGCCCATCTGCGCGAGCTGCACACCCTGCAGACCCGCTGCGGGCTCGCCTCCGAGTGGCTCAGCGGCCGCGACTGCCGGCGCCTTGAGCCCATGCTCGCCCCGGGCGTGCGCGGCGGGCTCCGGGTGGACGGCGACCACCAGGTCGACCCGCGCCGGCTCGCCGACGCGCTGGTCGTGGCCTGCGAGCGGGCCGGGGTGGTCCTCCACCGGACCCGCGCGGAGCGCCTGACGGTGGTACGGGACCGGGCCGCCGGCGCGGTCCTCGCGGACGGCACCGAGGTCGCCGCCGACCAGGTGGTGCTCGCCGCCGGCAGCCTGAGCGGCCGGCTCGACGGCGTACCGGCGGACGTCCTGCCGCCCGTGCGGCCCGTGAAGGGCCAGGTCCTGCGGCTGCGGGTGCCGCCCGCGTACGCGCCGTTCCTGTCCCGCACCGTCCGCGCCATGGTCCGCGGCAGCCACGTCTATCTGGTGCCGCGCGCCAACGGCGAGCTGGTGGTCGGCGCCACCAGCGAGGAGCTCGGCTGGGACACCACCGTCACCGCCGGCGGGGTGTACGAGCTGCTGCGCGACGCGCACGAGCTGGTGCCCGGCATCACCGAGCTGCCGCTCACCGAGACCCGCGCCGGCCTTCGCCCCGGCTCCCCCGACAACGCGCCGCTGCTCGGCCCCAGCGCCCTGCCCGGGCTCCAGCTGGCCACCGGCCACTACCGCAACGGGGTGCTGCTCACCCCCGTCACCGGCGACGTGATGGCCGAGGCCCTGACCACCGGCGCGCTGCCGGACGAGGCCCGCGCCTTCACCGCCCGCCGCTTCTCCCCCGTACACCTGGAGCACGCATGAACGTGTCCGTGAACGGAGAGCCGCGAGAGCTCTCCCCCGGTCTGGCGCTCGACGCCCTCGTCGCCACCCTCACCACCGCGCACTCCGGGGTGGCCGCCGCCGTCAACGAGACCGTGGTCCCGCGCAGCCAGTGGGCCGCGACGCCGCTCGCCGACGGCGACCGGATCGAGGTCCTGACCGCGGTCCAGGGGGGCTGAGCGCGATGTCCGACGACGTCTTCACCCTCGGCGGCACCGCCTTCACCTCCCGTCTGATCATGGGCACCGGCGGGGCGCCCAGCCTCGACGTGCTCGAACGCTCCCTGGTCGCCAGCGGCACCGAGCTGACCACCGTGGCCATGCGCCGCCTTGACCCGCAGGTGCAGGGCTCGGTGCTCTCCGTCCTGGACAAGCTGGGCATCCGGGTGCTGCCCAACACGGCCGGCTGCTTCACGGCCGGCGAGGCCGTGCTCACCGCGCGGCTCGCCCGCGAGGCGCTCGGCACGGACTGGATCAAGCTGGAGGTCATCGCCGACGAGCGGACCCTGCTGCCGGACGCCGTGGAGCTGCTCGACGCGGCGGAGACCCTGGTCGACGACGGCTTCACCGTCCTGCCGTACACCAACGACGACCCGGTCCTGGCCCGCAAGCTGGAGGACGTGGGCTGCGCCGCGATCATGCCGCTGGGCTCGCCCATCGGCTCCGGGCTCGGCATCCGCAACCCGCACAACTTCCAGCTGATCACCGAGCGGGCCGGGGTACCGGTGATCCTGGACGCGGGCGCCGGCACCGCCTCGGACGCGGCGCTCGCGATGGAGCTGGGCTGCTCGGCGGTGATGCTGGCCTCGGCGGTCACCCGGGCCCAGGAGCCGGTCCTGATGGCCGCCGCCATGAAGAGCGCCGTGGAGGCGGGCCGGCTGGCGCACCGGGCGGGCCGCATCCCGCGCCGCCACTTCGCGGAGGCCTCCTCGCCGCAGGACGGCCGCGCCCGGCTCGATCCGGAGCGCCCGGCCTTCTGACGTCGGACGTCCGACGTCACAGGTGCGCTGCAGTCGGGGCCGTACGGAAAGGGGACCAGGTCGCGGCTCGTAGACTCGTGGCCGTGGACACGACCCTTCAGGACCCCCTCGTCGGGCGGCTGCTCGACGGCCGCTACCGCGTCGACGCGCGCATCGCCGTCGGCGGGATGGCCACGGTCTACCGGGCCGTCGACACCCGGCTCGACCGGGAGCTCGCGCTCAAGGTGATGCACCCCGACCTCGCCACCGACGCCGCCTTCGTGGAGCGCTTCATGCGCGAGGCCAAGTCGGTGGCGCGGCTCGCCCACCCCAATGTCGTCGCGGTCTTCGACCAGGGCGCGGACGGCGCGTACGTCTATCTCGCGATGGAGTACGTGGCCGGCTGCACCCTGCGCGACGTGCTGCGCGAGCGCGGGGCGCTGCGGCCGCGCGCCGCCCTGGACGTGCTCGAACCGGTGCTCGCCGCGCTCGGCGCCGCGCACCGGGCCGGGTTCGTGCACCGCGACATGAAGCCGGAGAACGTCCTGATAGGGGACGACGGCCGGGTGAAGGTCGCCGACTTCGGCCTGGTCCGCGCCGTGGGCTCGGCCACCGACAGCACCGGCGCCGTCCTCGGCACCGTGTCCTATCTGGCCCCGGAGCAGATCGAGCACGGCACCGCCGACACCCGCGCCGACGTGTACGCGTGCGGGGTCGTCCTGTACGAGATGCTGACCGGCGCCAAGCCGCACTCCGGGGACACCCCGGCGCAGGTGCTCTACCAGCACCTCAACACCGATGTGCCCGCGCCCTCCGGCGCCGTGCCCGGCCTCGCGGTCGAGCTGGACGAGCTGGTGGCGAGCGCCACCGCCCGCAACCCCGACGTCCGTCCGTACGACGCGGTCGCGCTGCTCGCGCAGGTCCGTGAGGCGCGCGCCGGGCTCACCGAGGAGCAGCTCGACGCGGTGCCGCCGCAGGCCCGGCCGGCCGCCGAGGCCGACGGGGCGGAGGACCGCACCAGCGTGATCCCGCGGATCCGGCCGCTGCCGGTGGAGCACATGCCGGCGGAGCAGATGCCGGTCGAGCACACCAGTCTGCTGCCGACGCCCGAGCCGACGGCCACACCCGGCCGGGTCGGCGGGACGGGCCGTCCGGCCCGCCGCCGGCCGCGCGGCCCGCTCCTGATCGTCGCCGCCGTCCTGCTCGCCCTCGGCATCGGGACCGGCGTCTGGTACATCAACTCGGGCCAGTTCACCCGGGTCCCGGCGGTCCTCGGCCAGACCGAGGAGCAGGCCACGAAGCGCCTCGCGGACGCGGGGCTCGACGTGGGCACGACGAAGCGTGACTTCAGCGACGTGTACGAGCGCGGCACGGTCATGGCCGTCGACCCGGGCCCCGGCGAGCGGATCCGCGGCAACGGCGCGGTGACCCTCACCCTCTCCCGCGGCCCGCGCGTGGTGAAGGTCCCGAACCTGAAGGGCACCCCGCTCGCCGACGCCAGGAAGGTGCTGGCCGAGGAGGGGCTGGCGCCGGGCGTCATCACGTACTCCTTCAGCGACGACGTCGCGCAGGGCGCGGTGATCGGCTCCGACCCGGAGCCGGGCACCGAGCGCAGCCCCGACTCGGCGATCGCCCTCGAGGTCAGCAAGGGCCGCCCGATCGACGTGCCGGACGTGCGCGGCGAAGCGGTCGCGGACGCCACCGCGGAGCTCCAGGAGGCCGGCCTGAAGGTGGTCGTCGCCCCGGAGCAGGTGAACTCCCCGGAGAGCGCCGGCTCGGTCGCCGCGCAGTCCCTCGCCGAGGGCAGCCGGGCCGCGAAGGGCGACACGATCACCCTGACCGTCTCCAAGGGCCCGCGGATGGTCGAGGTCCCGGACGTCGTCGGCTCGAAGGTGGACGAGGCCAGGGCGGAGCTGGAGGACGCGGGCTTCGAGGTGAAGGTCGAGAAGGACTTCCCCTTCCTCGGCGACACCGTGGTGCGCCAGTCGGTCGAGGGCGGCGGCACGGCGGCCGAGGGCTCCACCGTCACCATCACGCTCAAGGGGCTGTAGACCGTCATGACCGAAGCCGGACCAGGCGACCTGCCTCGCGGCCGCGGCCGCAATCCCGTCGGCGGCCATGTGCCCGTGGCCGGCGGCCTCGCGAAGGTGGGGCTCGGTTACGCGCGGGAGCTCGGCGCCGAGACCGTGCAGGTCTTCGTGGCGAACCCGCGCGGCTGGGCCACTCCGGTCGGCAACCCGGAGCAGGACGAGCTGTTCCGCGCGGGGTGCGCCGAGGAGGGCCTGTCGGCCTGGGTGCACGCCCCGTACCTGATCAACTTCGGCTCGCACACCGAGGCCACCGTGGAGAAGTCGGTGGACTCGCTGCGGCACTCGCTGCGCCGGGCCCGGGCGATCGGCGCCCGCGGCGTGGTGGTACACACCGGCTCGGCGACCGGGGGCCGGCCGCGCGCCGAGGCGCTCGCGCAGGTGCGGGAGCGGATGCTGCCGCTGCTCGACGAGCTGACCCACCCGGACGACCCGGACCTGCTCCTGGAGTCGACGGCCGGGCAGGGCTTCTCGCTGTGCTCGCGGACCTGGGACTTCGGCCCGTACTTCGAGGCGCTCGACCGGCACCCCAAGCTGGGTGTGTGCCTGGACACCTGCCATGTCTTCGCCGCGGGGCACGACCTGGCCGGCCCGCACGGGGCCGCCCAGACCCTCGACCAGCTGGTGGAGACGGTCGGCGAGGGACGGCTGAAACTGATCCACGCCAACGACTCCAAGGACGTCGTCGGCGCGCACAAGGACCGGCACGCGAACATCGGCGCGGGCCACATCGGGCAGGAGGGCTTCCGCGCCCTGCTGCGGCATCCGGCCACGGCGGGGGTTCCGCTGGTCATCGAGACGCCGGGCGGGACGCCGGGGCACAAGGCGGATGTGGAGCTGCTGAAGAAGCTGCGCTGAGAAAACTCCATTGAGGAATACCCTAGGGGGGTATACGGTTCCCTGAGTACGGAGGAACCGCTACCCGAGCTTGGGGGCACCCATGCAGCACGAAGCGCACGCCCACCACGAGCACCACGAGGGTCACGAAACCCACCAGCACCACGAGGGCCACCACGAGCACCACGGTCACGGCCCGGTGACCTGGTCGACGGCCGCCCAGGCGACCTTCCACTGCCTCACCGGCTGCGCCATCGGCGAGGTGCTCGGCATGATCATCGGCACCGCCCTCGGCTGGGGCAACGTACCGACGATGGTCCTGGCGATCGCCCTGGCGTTCTTCTTCGGCTACGCGCTCACCCTGCGCGGCATCCTGAAGGCCGGCGTCGACTTCAAGACCGCGTTCAAGGTCGCGCTCGCCGCCGACACGCTGTCCATCGCGGTCATGGAGATCATCGACAACGGCGTCATCGCGCTCTGGCCGGGCGCCATGGACGCGCACCTGTCCGACGCGCTCTTCTGGATCGTCCTGGCGATCTCGCTCGGGGTCGCCTTCGTCCTCACGACCCCGGTCAACAAGTGGATGATCGGCCGCGGCAAGGGCCACGCCGTCGTCCACCAGTACCACTGAGGACCGACAGGGAAGAACTAGAGCTCAGGGCCGTCGCCCGGCTCCTCCTGGTACGAGTAGCGCTGCTCCGTCCACGGGTCACCGATGTTGTGGTACCCGCGCTCCTCCCAGAAGCCACGCCGGTCGGCGGCCATGTACTCCACGCCCCGGACCCACTTGGGGCCCTTCCACGCGTAGAGGTGGGGCACCACGAGCCGCAGCGGGAAGCCGTGCTCGGCGGTGAGCAGTTCACCGTCCTTGTGGGTGGCGAAGATCGTGCGGTCCGAGGCGAAGTCGGCGAGCCGCATGTTGGCGCTGTAGCCGTACTCCGCCCAGACCATCACATGCGTGACGTTCGGCGCGGGCGGGGCGAGCTCCAGCAGCGTCTGGGCGAGCACCCCGCCCCACTCGGCGCCCAGCATGCTGAACTTGGTCACGCAGT from Streptomyces fradiae includes:
- the thiO gene encoding glycine oxidase ThiO, translated to MSRTSSTGITGNAHSTADVLVIGGGIIGLVTAWRAAQRGLRVAVADPDPGGGAARVAAGMLAAVTELHYGEETLLGLNLASARRYPAFVAELAEATGHDVGYRACGTLAVALDADDRAHLRELHTLQTRCGLASEWLSGRDCRRLEPMLAPGVRGGLRVDGDHQVDPRRLADALVVACERAGVVLHRTRAERLTVVRDRAAGAVLADGTEVAADQVVLAAGSLSGRLDGVPADVLPPVRPVKGQVLRLRVPPAYAPFLSRTVRAMVRGSHVYLVPRANGELVVGATSEELGWDTTVTAGGVYELLRDAHELVPGITELPLTETRAGLRPGSPDNAPLLGPSALPGLQLATGHYRNGVLLTPVTGDVMAEALTTGALPDEARAFTARRFSPVHLEHA
- the thiS gene encoding sulfur carrier protein ThiS, with protein sequence MNVSVNGEPRELSPGLALDALVATLTTAHSGVAAAVNETVVPRSQWAATPLADGDRIEVLTAVQGG
- a CDS encoding thiazole synthase yields the protein MSDDVFTLGGTAFTSRLIMGTGGAPSLDVLERSLVASGTELTTVAMRRLDPQVQGSVLSVLDKLGIRVLPNTAGCFTAGEAVLTARLAREALGTDWIKLEVIADERTLLPDAVELLDAAETLVDDGFTVLPYTNDDPVLARKLEDVGCAAIMPLGSPIGSGLGIRNPHNFQLITERAGVPVILDAGAGTASDAALAMELGCSAVMLASAVTRAQEPVLMAAAMKSAVEAGRLAHRAGRIPRRHFAEASSPQDGRARLDPERPAF
- the pknB gene encoding Stk1 family PASTA domain-containing Ser/Thr kinase, which translates into the protein MDTTLQDPLVGRLLDGRYRVDARIAVGGMATVYRAVDTRLDRELALKVMHPDLATDAAFVERFMREAKSVARLAHPNVVAVFDQGADGAYVYLAMEYVAGCTLRDVLRERGALRPRAALDVLEPVLAALGAAHRAGFVHRDMKPENVLIGDDGRVKVADFGLVRAVGSATDSTGAVLGTVSYLAPEQIEHGTADTRADVYACGVVLYEMLTGAKPHSGDTPAQVLYQHLNTDVPAPSGAVPGLAVELDELVASATARNPDVRPYDAVALLAQVREARAGLTEEQLDAVPPQARPAAEADGAEDRTSVIPRIRPLPVEHMPAEQMPVEHTSLLPTPEPTATPGRVGGTGRPARRRPRGPLLIVAAVLLALGIGTGVWYINSGQFTRVPAVLGQTEEQATKRLADAGLDVGTTKRDFSDVYERGTVMAVDPGPGERIRGNGAVTLTLSRGPRVVKVPNLKGTPLADARKVLAEEGLAPGVITYSFSDDVAQGAVIGSDPEPGTERSPDSAIALEVSKGRPIDVPDVRGEAVADATAELQEAGLKVVVAPEQVNSPESAGSVAAQSLAEGSRAAKGDTITLTVSKGPRMVEVPDVVGSKVDEARAELEDAGFEVKVEKDFPFLGDTVVRQSVEGGGTAAEGSTVTITLKGL
- a CDS encoding deoxyribonuclease IV, with translation MTEAGPGDLPRGRGRNPVGGHVPVAGGLAKVGLGYARELGAETVQVFVANPRGWATPVGNPEQDELFRAGCAEEGLSAWVHAPYLINFGSHTEATVEKSVDSLRHSLRRARAIGARGVVVHTGSATGGRPRAEALAQVRERMLPLLDELTHPDDPDLLLESTAGQGFSLCSRTWDFGPYFEALDRHPKLGVCLDTCHVFAAGHDLAGPHGAAQTLDQLVETVGEGRLKLIHANDSKDVVGAHKDRHANIGAGHIGQEGFRALLRHPATAGVPLVIETPGGTPGHKADVELLKKLR
- a CDS encoding DUF4396 domain-containing protein, with protein sequence MQHEAHAHHEHHEGHETHQHHEGHHEHHGHGPVTWSTAAQATFHCLTGCAIGEVLGMIIGTALGWGNVPTMVLAIALAFFFGYALTLRGILKAGVDFKTAFKVALAADTLSIAVMEIIDNGVIALWPGAMDAHLSDALFWIVLAISLGVAFVLTTPVNKWMIGRGKGHAVVHQYH
- a CDS encoding sulfite oxidase-like oxidoreductase; the encoded protein is MGQPEGGARRESGVAVPSELPPGQRLQRGWPVTHYGPVPRFKPERWEFRVFGATADGDKRCWNHEEFSALPFATVVADLHCVTKFSMLGAEWGGVLAQTLLELAPPAPNVTHVMVWAEYGYSANMRLADFASDRTIFATHKDGELLTAEHGFPLRLVVPHLYAWKGPKWVRGVEYMAADRRGFWEERGYHNIGDPWTEQRYSYQEEPGDGPEL